The Brassica rapa cultivar Chiifu-401-42 unplaced genomic scaffold, CAAS_Brap_v3.01 Scaffold0798, whole genome shotgun sequence genomic interval atgacgtctgtggctgtccatcagtacacatatcagcacgttggtccttggactcagcacgcttacccttcccgtggactgttcgggtgatttaggcccacgtgggctgtctgttcagtacacacaggacgtctgtgggtgtccatcagcacacacaggacgtccgtgtgtgtcagtcagcacacacaggacatccggggatgTTTGTGTGtacccgtgtgtgtccgtcagcacacacaggacgtccgtggctgtccatcagtacacatatcagcacgttggtccttggactgatCCGTTGGGCAtaaatccaattttttaaattttttgattctTTAGAGTTTGTTTTTCCCCTTCCTGGCGGTATCAAGATGCCACTATGTCGGGATATCTTATCTGTCTTGTCCGGAAAATGGATATCCCCCGAAAATATTTTGAGttcaatcctttttttttttctctccacTCGGATCAACCCGCCGACTTGGCTTCTTATATTTAAAGTGATTCGTGTATCGACTCCAATGATACTATAGTTCTGTACCATTATGGCGGAGGATTCAGGTAAAATATGCACTTCCTCAGGAATGAAAAAAAAGCGATCTACTTTCATTTCGTATTTTGTCTTAAATTTTTGGACTCCTCGATACTCAATCATATCCTCTTTTTGGACGATTGAGTCCGCCTTTAGAGTTCCATATTTAAGAATTCCGGAACTCTTTCTTCTGTATCTAGGATCATCAAAAAAAGCAAAAATACTGTTTCTACGGAAAATACCATTTATGGGTATTTCAATCGAGATACCTGAATGTGGTATGAACTCTTTCGCTTGCTCTTGAATCGATTGGAATGGAATGAGAAATCTATTTCTTCGCCTTTTTGCTAATAAATCCGAATTCTCATGAAAAATAGCAGAATATATGAAATTATAATGACTAGTACCTACGATTCCATTCAATTCTGAATAATTGGGAAtcccagatttttttttatcagaaaaATCTGAACTGAAAATTTTTTTGCTCACTTGATCATTATTCACTGAGAGGCTAGAAATAGATTTTCTTTCGACGGAAAGAAAGGGTATGTTCATTTGATCTTGATCTTTGTGGATCGAAAAAAGAATTAGACTAGATCCACAAGAACCTCCTGATAATATCCATAAATGACTTGTTTTTGGTAAAAGATGGACATTACTATATGTAAATTCGGGTGCATGGGATACATCAGTACTCCAATGCATTTCGCCCTCGGAGtcagaataaatatattttctaaccctctctttaaaatgaaaagtggaTGTTCCCTCGCGAATCTCAGCAATCACTTGTTCTGATTCCACATATTGATCATTTTGAACTAAAAGAAAACTTTTTGGTGGAATAGTCACGCTATGTATAATATCTTCGCTCTCAATAATTACAGACAAGTCTATATAACATAGAAAGGCAGGATGCCCGTGACGTGTACGTGTAGGATGAACCAAATCCtcattaaatttgatttttccaTTATAAGGGGCTCGTACATGTTCGGCAGTACCTCCTGTAAATACTCCACCGGTATGAAAAGTTCTTAATGTTAGTTGAGTCCCCGGTTCGCCAATAGATTGACCCGCAATAATACCTACAGCTTCCCCCAATTCAACTAGGTCACCATGAGTGGGACTCCGGCCATAACATAATCGACAGATCCAAGATGTACTCCGACAAGTAAAGGGAGTTCGAATAGATATTGATTGTGTTCCAAAGGTTATGAATCGATTGACAAGTCCAATCCCAAGATCTTGATTTCGAAAGGCGACACATCGggaacctatatatatatcgtcTGCTAAGACACGACCAATTAATGTTTGGATAAAAATTCTTTCTGACATCATCCGACTTTTATTTCGAGGACTCACAGAAATCCCTCGGATAGTGCCACAATCCGTTCGACGTACAACAATATGTTGAACTACTTCAACAAGTCGACGCGTAAGATATCCAGCATCTGATGTGCGGACCGCAGTATCTACAACTCCTTTACGGGCTCCATAGCAAGAAATAATATATTCTGTTAAAGACAGTCCTTCGCGTAAATTGCTTTGAATAGGTAAATCAATCATTTGTCCTTGGGGATCCGACATTAATCCTCTCATACCTACTAATTGATGTACTTGAGATGCATTTCCTCTAGCTCCCGAAAAAGACATCATATGGACTGGATTGAAAGGGTCCGTCATCCTAAAATTAGGATTCATTTCCTGTCGCAAATATTCACTTGTAGCATACCATATCTCAATAGATTGGCGTAATTTTTCTACCGCATGTACATTCCCATAATGATGGTGTTTTTCCAAAATCAAACTTTGTTGTTCAGCATCTTGGACAAGCCAGCCCTTAGAAGGTATCGTTAAAAGATCATCAATTCCTAATGAAATGGATGTAGCAGTTGCTTGCTGGAAACCCAGAGTCTTTACTTGATCTAGGATGTGTGATGTATATGCCATCCCGAAGTGATCTATTAATCGGCTAATAAGTCGTTTAATAGCAGTTCCATCTATCACTTTATTGTGAAATACCAGATTGGCCCGTTCCGCCATAAGTACCTCCATATTCTGCTGAATGGGATTCGACAATGAGTTTGAGTCAATGATTGCAAAACTTCCTTTTCTCGATCTTGATTTTTTAGGTCAGGAACTATGTCCGAGTTGACTCGGAGAGGTCCGAATTCACACGGGTGTCCTATAATTCTTTTTTATGAATACCATATTATTAGGTATCATATGAACAAGCTTGAGAAAAACCTTGTATAGCTTCCTCGATTTCTCGATAAAAAGAAATATGACCAACTGTGGttcgaatatatataaaaaaagtttgtttttttacaCTTCTTACTATCAGATAGTGTGCATAAATCTCATGATAGTTACCAAAAGATTCATAGTGAACTTCGATAGGAACTTCTTTTGAAGCAATAACGCGTTGATCTAATTGCCACCGAAGCCACAAAGGACTATCTAAATTGATTCTTTTCTGCCGATAAGCTCCAATTGCACCATAGGAATTGCAAAAAAAGGGTTCTTTCATATACTTATAGTTTGTTTCGTAAATTCTTTCATTTTGATAGTTTTTTCGATTACATGGATTATATCTGTTTGCACAAATACCTCGACGAGTGCCGCTCGTTAATACATAGAGTCCAATCAGCATATCTTGAGTCGGTACAGAAATGGGATCTCCAATAGCTGGAGATAAGAGATTCATATGAGAAAACATAAGTAAACGAGCCTCTGCTTGAGCTTCTAAAGATAAAGGCACATGAACAGCCATTTGATCCCCATCAAAGTCTGCATTGAACCCCTTACAAACTAATGGATGTAAACAAATAGTGCGTCCTTCCACTAAAATGGGTTGGAATGACTGTATGCCTAATCTATGTAGAGTAGGTGCTCTATTCAGTAATACGGGATGCCCCTGCATAACTTCTTGAAGGATTTCCCAGACAATCGGCTTTTTTTCACGAATTTGACTCTTAGCAACTCCTATGTTCGAAGCCAGATGTTGTCTAATTAGACCACGAATTACAAATGTCTGGAAGAGCTCTATTGCTATTTCGCGAGGCAATCCACAGCGATGTAATGAAAGTGAGGGTCCAACGACAATCACCGAACGCCCCGAATAATCGACCCGTTTGCCAAGCAGAGTCTCGCGAAATCTTCCCTCTTTTCCTTCAATTACATCTGAAAATGACTTGTAAACCTTATTATGACCATCCCTCATGGGTTGTCCACGGATTCCATTATCAAGAAGTGTATCCACGGCTTCTTGTACCAATTTTTCCTGACACATTACTAATTCCCCTGGTGTAGATCTACTTGTTGTTAATAGATCAGTAAGAGTATTGTTCCGATAGATAACTCTTCTATAGAGTTCATTAATATCTGAACTCATCAGTTTACCCCCTTCTATCTGAATGATGGGTCTCAACTCGGGAGGCAGAACCGGTAAGAGACATAAAACCATCCATTCCGGTTCTATATTTGTTCGAATAAAATGCTTAGCTAATTCCATACGTCTAACTAAAAAATCTTTTCTTCTTACAATTTTTCGATCTTCCCATTCATTCCCCGTGGGACCTTCTTCTCCTAATTGTTTCCATTCTACCAACGAATTTTCTATAATAATTCGCAAATCTAAATCGGCTAATTGTTCTCGGATAGCACCCGCCCCAGTAGAAATTTCTCGATTTCTAAATATATCGAAACCTTGAGTAGTAAAAAAAAGTGGGATGCTGTATTTCCAGGATTGAATTTCATATTCAAATGAACCTCGTAATCGTAAGAAAGTAGGTTTTTTCGTTATGGGCCTAGCAAAAGAAAAATTGGGATAGGGTCCACTATATGATCTCCCCCCCTCAAAACCGGACATGAAAGTTTCCTCTCATCCGGCTCAAGTAGTTATATCAAATAAAGATAAAGAAAGGGGTCGCACTTTCcaattgtattttataaaatcaagtGAAAACCCAAAAAGAATCTACGCCTTACTCAAGTTCTCAGTGCAAACCAACCACCATTTCATTGATTCAATTAATTCTTCTTTGATTTCTATTTAGATTCTTTAGTGAATTCAAAATTACGAcagaaaaaaatgtcaaattctTGAGTAGTCTACTTCCCTTCGAATGCCGGAATACTTTTTACCTTAAGTGAAAGGAATGCCTTAGAATTCATACGGGATTTATTTGTCTATGTATTGTTCCATTCGATCTTTTAGGTCCTGCGTTACCTCGATGGTTATGCCACAATATTCTTAAAGCTTATATGCGATGTATAGACTTCTCCAACCATGACATATTTGTTTACTTCAATATAAAAAACCAAATTTCTTTTCGTTTAGAAAGATAAGGGAATGCTTAATTCGAC includes:
- the LOC117131035 gene encoding DNA-directed RNA polymerase subunit beta', with product MSGFEGGRSYSGPYPNFSFARPITKKPTFLRLRGSFEYEIQSWKYSIPLFFTTQGFDIFRNREISTGAGAIREQLADLDLRIIIENSLVEWKQLGEEGPTGNEWEDRKIVRRKDFLVRRMELAKHFIRTNIEPEWMVLCLLPVLPPELRPIIQIEGGKLMSSDINELYRRVIYRNNTLTDLLTTSRSTPGELVMCQEKLVQEAVDTLLDNGIRGQPMRDGHNKVYKSFSDVIEGKEGRFRETLLGKRVDYSGRSVIVVGPSLSLHRCGLPREIAIELFQTFVIRGLIRQHLASNIGVAKSQIREKKPIVWEILQEVMQGHPVLLNRAPTLHRLGIQSFQPILVEGRTICLHPLVCKGFNADFDGDQMAVHVPLSLEAQAEARLLMFSHMNLLSPAIGDPISVPTQDMLIGLYVLTSGTRRGICANRYNPCNRKNYQNERIYETNYKYMKEPFFCNSYGAIGAYRQKRINLDSPLWLRWQLDQRVIASKEVPIEVHYESFGNYHEIYAHYLIVRSVKKQTFFIYIRTTVGHISFYREIEEAIQGFSQACSYDT